The window CGCGGCGAGGTGGTTGCGCTCGCGGAGGACGTACTCGGCGAACCCGCGGCCGATGGAGAAGTCCTTGGCCGGTGAGAGGTCGCCCGACTCCTCGTTGCGGTCGAGTGCGGCGTTCTTCGTGTAGATGAGCGTCCCCGTGTCCGGGATGGCCGCCGCGGTGTCCCCCCCGCCGCTGATGGGGGTTCCGTCCTCCTCGACCGCGCCGTCCACGTCGGCGTACTCGCCCAGCATCAGTGCGTAGCACGCCGCCTGCACCTTGTCCTGGAAGCGCGGCTCGCCCTTCGTGTTCTTCCCCGTCTTCAGCTCGACCGGCGCACCCCGGCGGACGGCGTCGGCCCGGCCCTTGATGCCGAAGGTCTCGGAGACGAGCGTCTGCTCGGAGCGCCAGCTGTCGGTCTCGGTCAACGTCCCCTGCTCCAGCCAGGCCTGGATGGCCGCGGCGTTCGCCCGCACCTCCTCGGCCACCTCGTCGGGGTCCAGTCCGAGCAGGCCGATGTCGAGCGCGGCCGCCTCGACCTGCTTCTCGACGGCCTCGTCGAGGTCGCCGCCGCGCAGGAGGTCGCCGAACACTTCGTGGACGACGGTCCCCTTCACGACCGGATATTTGAGCGGGACGCCCTGCAGCTTGTTCAGGTAGTACATCCGCGGGCACTGGACCCACGCGCGGATGCCCGTCACGTCGACGAGGAAGTCCGGCTCGACGACGACCCACGAGGTGGGCGTGGTGCTGTACTGCGTCTCGCCCTGCCACTCCTCGGTCTCGACATCCGTGACGAGCAGTTCCATGCCTGGCTCGAGGTAGTCGGCGGTCTCGGCCCACTTGCGCCACAGCGTCACCTGCGTCGGCGGCGCCGCGCCGCCCTCTGGCCGGACCGTCACCTCGGCGAGGTCGGTCCCGCCGCTCACCGTCCGCGTCTCACCCACCTCGACGACAGGCCCCCGTACGTTCACAGCAGTCCCTGTGCCGTCGGGGGAAAGAGCGTATCGGTCATCCCGACCCGGGTGGCAATCGTGGCGTCTCCGTGGACGACACGCTCTTGCCGACGGACCACCGAACACGGAGCATGCGCGTGCGCGACTGGCAGGACATCGTCGAGGACGTGGTCGACTCGGGGGCCGACCCGGACGGCTGGCGGGCCGTCGCGGGCGACCGACGCGGTGGCCTCGGCGAGGACATGTTCATCGGCCACCCGTCCGCGGGCGTCTTCCAGCTCAAGACGTACGCCAGGAACCCGTTCGACGTGAAGGGCGTCGGGAGCGAGGTGGCCCGCCGCATCGACGACGACCTCGAACCGCTGTTCCCCGACCGCGACCACGACGGTCGGTTCGGCGTCCAGTCCGCGCCCGAGGACGAGGACGCCGCCGCGGAGTCGGCGAAGCGACTGGAAGAGGTCCTGAAGACCCACGCCGACGCGCCGACGACCGGCGACGCCCTGTTCGAGGACGTGATGGACGCGCTCGACTCGCCGGCGTTTGGCCCGATGGAGTACGAGTTCGACGGCCGCCCCGAGGAGATGAACGACCTCTCCGAGACGTTCGAGGAGGCCGAGGAACTGCTGTCGAAAGAGCTCGACGACCTCATCGAGGAGGATGGGGTCGGCCGCGGCTTCGAGTAACCGGCGACCGCTACTCCTCCGTCACTGATTCGTTCTCGACGCTCTCGACTGCCTCTGCGAACGATTCCGCACCGAAGAACGACTGGAGTGCCATCAGGACGCCAACGTACGACCCGAAGGCGACGAGGAGGAACGGGACCACGAGCGCGATGACGAGTCCACCGACGCCGCCCGTTCCAGCGAACTGCATCGGGAGGGCCATACTCGATTTTGTACAATTTCCACCTTAACGTGCACGATTGGGGTTCCGGGGTCGATGTGTCTGCGGAACCGGTCTCTGTGATATCGTTCTGAACGAGTCAGAGGCGCTCCAAGAAAGCCGATTCCACTACCGCTCCGGTCTCCGTACAGTTATATGCGGGCTCGCAGTCGGAGCCGGACAGGATGCACTTCGACCGGGCGGACGACGGGGTAGAGCGGGTGGCGACGCTCGACATCGAGACGACCCACTGGAAACCGGAGTCGGGCGAGGTGGTCGCCGTCGGCGTCGGCGTCCACGAGCGCGGCACGCCCGGGTCGGAGGCAGTGTACGACTGTCTCCTCCGCGAGGGGGACGACGAGCCGGCCGTCATCCGCGACGCACTCGACCGGCTGGCCTCGTACGGGGCCGACCGGCTCGTCACGTACAACGGCGCCGAGTTCGATATCCCCTTCCTGCACGACCGGCTGCGGGCCCACGACGCCGACCCGGTCGCGCTCCCACCCGTCGACCACCTCGACCTCTACGCCGACCGGAAGCGACGCGCGGACGAGACCGGCCGGAAGTGGCCGAGTCTGGAGGAGTGTGTCGCGGCCTACGACGCCACTCCAGCCGAGACGCACTGGCGGGGGGAGCCGGTGACGAACAGCCGCTTCGGCGAGGAACTCGGCCCGGAGTACCTCGACGCCGTCCGGGCCGGAGACGGCACCGGCCTCCGTGCGGTCGTCGAACACTACCTCCGGAGCGACCTCGAGAACAACTTCCTCGTCTACTACGGGGACGTGGGGACACCGTTCGAGCCGGCGTTCGCGGGAACACGACGAGATTTCTGATTGGGTGGGGATATATATTTAAAATAACTGGAATATAGTGAAAGTTGGGGCATAATACAGCTAACACGCTATCTACTATCTTTCCCTTCCGATTCGTTGCCGTCGTCTGCGGGGCCCACCTCTTCCGCGGGGTCCCGCTCCTCTGCCGGGCCCATCCCCATCTCGATTCCATCGATTCCACGCCCCTTCTCGTCGTATCGTCCCGAATCCGGCCCGCCGTCGTCGGCCGGTGGCTGCGGGCCGGCGCTCGCTTCGCCGACCCGGTGCCTGACGAACGCCATCGTGGCGGCGTTCAGCGCGAGGCCCACGGGCGCGGCGACGAGCGCCGTCAGGAGGATACTGGGCAGCCCCGCCGAGAACGCCACCGAGGAGAGCGGCACCGAGCAGACCGCCACGAGGGCGGCGTAGGTCAGCGCGAAGACGAGGTAGTTGGCCGTGAGCGCGATTCTGGCACCGAGCCGGAACGCCCGGCGCGGGCCGAGGTCCGCGGCGACACCCGCGTAGACCCCGGGTGCAAGCAGGTAGTAGCCGACGAGCGCCACGACGAACACCGGAACGAACAGCGCGGTGGCGATGCCCCCGGCTGCGAGGATTCCACCGCCGAGGATCAGCAGGACCAGCAGGAAGCAGACCTGGAGCGCGGCGAACGCGAGCGTCACGGGAGCGTACCGGCGCAGGTTCTCCACCGGGTCGCCGGACCGTCCCGCCAGCGCGTCGTCGATGGACCCGAGGTAGATGGCGGTCAGGAGGCCGACGAGGAGCAGGCTCCCGACCGCGACACCTATCCCGGTGACGAGGAGCTCCGGCTGGTTCGCGACGGCGGTGCTGGAGTAGCCGAACACGGAGACGCCAGACTCGGTCGGCGCGTTCAGGAACGTCCAGACCCCGGCGACCGGCGTCGGGAGGCCGAAGTTTATCTGCATCGTCACGTCGGCACGCGCGGCGCGTTCGAGCTGGTCAGGCGACAGGAGGCCGGCGACGAGCGGGACGAGCGCGAGCCACGGGCGGCTGGCCAGCACGCCGAAGCCGCGTGAGAAGTACGACGCGGTGGACGGCGCCTCGCGGCGGTCACTGCGGCTGTCGGTGGAGGAGGGCGTCGACATCATCTGAAGGCCGAACGCCGTGTCACTTCAACCGGACGGAGGCTCAAGCGCCGAATTCACCCTCCGTGACGCGGACGACGACCGTCTCGTCCACGTCCCGCAGGTCGTAGTCGGGGAGTTCCGGGCCCGTCCGTGTGACGAACATCGGGTCGACGAGGCGGCGGTCGGGGCCGCGGTGGGTCCCGTCGCTCCCTTCGTCGCCGTCCGCAGCCGCGTCCTCCTCGTCGGCCGCCACGACGCCGTACACCTTGAGGAAGCGGTCGCTCTCGTCGGGCGTGATGCGGTCGTCGCGGAGGTCGCTCGCGAGGTCGCGCGCGAGCCACTCCGTGTCGCTGACCGACGGTTCCAGCACGAGTGCCTCGTCGACGAAGCGGACGAGGTACCAGTTCAGGTCGTTCAGCAGGGAGACGGCGGCGCCGAGCGAGACCGTCTCCAGCGCCACGGAGTTGTGGTACGGCTGCCGGAGGTCGTAGGTCGCGAGCGCCTCGCGGGCGGTCTCTCGCGAGAGCAACTCGTACCGGAGGTCCACGTCGTCGTCACCCAGCAGACAGACCCGCGCCATACCTCGACTGCCGGGGGCGCACTCAAAGCGGTTTCGACCGGGGTAGCGGGTGCGGCAAGCGGTCCGGGTGCGGCAAGCGGTCCGGGTGCGGCAAGCGGTCCGCGTGGCTGGTGCGGCGAGCCATCGGGATGGCGGGTGGGGCGACCCGCCGGGGTGGTCGGCCGCGCCTCACTGGATGTAGGAGGGTTCCTCCGCGTCGCAGTTCTCCTCGTGGGCCGCCGCGTCGTCCGGGTCGTCGAACAGGAGGCCACACGCCTCGCACTCGTACCACGTCTCGCCCTCGCGGCTTGTTTCGGCGACCATGTGGGGAACCTGACCGCCCGCGGACAAATGTGTTACTCCGGGTGGCCATCGGTGGGCACCGGGTGACGGGGCGCGAAGTGGGGCCCGGACTTAAGTCTCGTGCGTCCCTCGCACCGACGAATGATAGAGGTCCGGGACCTGCGCAAGGAGTACGGTGACTTCGTCGCCGTCGAGGGGTCGAGCTTCACGGTCGAGGGAGGCGAGGTGTTCGGCATCATCGGGCCCAACGGCGCCGGCAAGACGACGACGCTGAAGACGCTTGCCGGCCTGCTGGAGCCGACGAGCGGCAGCGCCGAGGTCGCGGGCTACGACGCCTCGGACCCGCGGATGCGCCAGCAGCTCGGCTTCCTCCCCGAGGAGTCGCCGCTGTACGAGGAGATGACACCCATCTCGTATCTCACCTTCTTCGCGGACCTCTACGACGTGGACCGCGATGTCGCGGAGACCCGTATCCACGACACGCTGGACCGGCTCGACCTCGAATATCGCGAGCGCCCGCTCGGCGACATGTCGAAGGGGATGAAGCGGAAGGTCGCCATCGCCCGCTCGCTGGTCAACGACCCCGACGTGCTGGTGTACGACGAACCCGCCTCGGGACTGGACCCGCTGACGACGAACTACATCATCGACTTCACGCGCGACCTCGCGGACGAGGGCAAGACGGTCGTCTTCTCGGCGCACAACCTGTACCACGTCGAGTCCATCTGTGACCGCATCGCCATCATGAACGAGGGGCGCATCGTCGCCCGCGGCAGCGTCGAGGAGCTGCGCGCGCAGTACGGCCGCACCACGTACCACGTCTACACCTCCGTGCCCGTCGAGGGCTCGACGCCCGTCGAGGGGAGCGCCGGCGAGCGCCACGAGCGGACCGTCGAGTCGATGGATGCGGTGGATGCGACCCGCGAGGCCGCCGAGGCCGCAGGGGGGCAGATGGTCGACATCCGAACCGAGGACCCGTCGCTGGAACGCGTCTTCCTCGACCTCGCCGAGGGTGAGAGCGAGGCCGAACGAGCCGTCGCCCGGCGTGCCGCCGACGGGGCGGCCGGCGAGGACACGGAGACGGCCCGCGCGACGCCGCCGGGGGCCGACGAGTGAGGCCACGGACGGTCCTCCGCATCGCCCGCTGGGAGGTCACGAAGAACGCCGGCGGCCTCGACCGTCGAACCGTGGCGGTGGCGGTCGTCGGCATCCTCTTCGCGTTCGCGCTCGCGCCGGTCGTCGCGGGTGGCGGGTTCGCGCTCGACGAGGGCATCTACCGCGTCGGCGTCGCGGAGGACAGCGTCTTCC of the Haloglomus salinum genome contains:
- a CDS encoding ribonuclease H-like domain-containing protein; this translates as MHFDRADDGVERVATLDIETTHWKPESGEVVAVGVGVHERGTPGSEAVYDCLLREGDDEPAVIRDALDRLASYGADRLVTYNGAEFDIPFLHDRLRAHDADPVALPPVDHLDLYADRKRRADETGRKWPSLEECVAAYDATPAETHWRGEPVTNSRFGEELGPEYLDAVRAGDGTGLRAVVEHYLRSDLENNFLVYYGDVGTPFEPAFAGTRRDF
- a CDS encoding DUF5804 family protein codes for the protein MARVCLLGDDDVDLRYELLSRETAREALATYDLRQPYHNSVALETVSLGAAVSLLNDLNWYLVRFVDEALVLEPSVSDTEWLARDLASDLRDDRITPDESDRFLKVYGVVAADEEDAAADGDEGSDGTHRGPDRRLVDPMFVTRTGPELPDYDLRDVDETVVVRVTEGEFGA
- a CDS encoding DUF7128 family protein, coding for MVAETSREGETWYECEACGLLFDDPDDAAAHEENCDAEEPSYIQ
- a CDS encoding ABC transporter ATP-binding protein, which encodes MIEVRDLRKEYGDFVAVEGSSFTVEGGEVFGIIGPNGAGKTTTLKTLAGLLEPTSGSAEVAGYDASDPRMRQQLGFLPEESPLYEEMTPISYLTFFADLYDVDRDVAETRIHDTLDRLDLEYRERPLGDMSKGMKRKVAIARSLVNDPDVLVYDEPASGLDPLTTNYIIDFTRDLADEGKTVVFSAHNLYHVESICDRIAIMNEGRIVARGSVEELRAQYGRTTYHVYTSVPVEGSTPVEGSAGERHERTVESMDAVDATREAAEAAGGQMVDIRTEDPSLERVFLDLAEGESEAERAVARRAADGAAGEDTETARATPPGADE